GTTACGTCAATCATTTTCAAACTGCCATCTGTAGAAGGGATGTGCAAAACCTCCTCACCCTGTAGAGCTTCATGGAGGTGTTAAGCTGGATATAATACACTTTGAAGAACAAAGAAGTCAAAGGGGCTTTtaggaaaacagtaaaaagaagGATTGTTTCATGCAATGTAGGAAATTAGAAAGATCTAGTTTGTTGACAGATGTAACAATTGTTTTGAAACTAAGTGACACCGACAAACTTttgaacatttttcctttaattgtAAATACTACAATCACCTTTAAAATCATGTCTAGTTGTTCTCAAAAGTACTTTCTCTCACCAAGTTTATAGCTTTTCTTTGAAGCTTATGTGAAGAAGGCTAGAACAACATTTCCAGAACAGAGAAATCATAGGAGAGAAAGTAAAGACAACAAAACTGGACCAAGACAAGGAATTCACACATTTTCGtcagttttcagtgtttttattttcttacctttctctTTGGTACTTTTGGTACAACTGAaaatctataatttaaaaaaccctaaaaatttATActcctttctcttatttttctcttggaaaaattcaaaacaaataaaaatattggaaaagcagcagaaacgaTACCACTAGTAAGTGATTATGAAAATACAAATAGGATACAGAAGTTTATTTAAGATATGAAAACTGATAGATATACGCTAATTTCTTATATCTCAGTTTAGGTTCTCTATCTGGATTGTTATCTATCTTGTCATATGACTTATTCTAAAGATATAATTTATAATGATTCAAAGAACTTTCTATGTTCCAGGGTGAACActgtattatttttctatatactTGATTATCTCTTGATTTACTataataaaagcaaagacaactACCTCACATGTAGACATTTACTTTTAGATGTCTCTGTCTGGAGCTGAATGACAATAATAAAGTTAGGTAAGATAAGTCTTCTTCTAGACTCTTTTTCTGCTAAATGGAAGTAAGTAAAAAATTCTAGGATGTGATTTATATCATCCTAAGAAACACTTCTGAAACAGGAGTGATATTTTCCTTGgaacatctgggtttttttctttgctgaaaagaatGGTTATAAAGAATTTACAGAAACATTGTATATGTCTACATTTGATATCTGATATCTGTATTTGATAATTTATCCCGTGAATCCCACTCTCTCtgttttcagtaagaattttACATTTTCCTCACCTTCCTCAGCATTGTTCTTAAAATCCTTTTCACATTCTTATTTCTCAAGCTGTAAATAATTGGTTTTAACATTGGAGTTACGGTTGTGTACACTAAAGCCAGCACTTTTTTAGTATCTTGTGGATAGCTGAACTTGGGTCTTAGGTAAATCAGGCTGCCACTCCCATAATACAGCATCACCACTAGGAAATGGGAAGAACAGGTGCAGAAGGTCTTGTATCTTCCCTTTGCAGAGGGCATGGTCAAAATCCTGGAGATGATGAAGATGTAGGACAgaaggatgagagaaaatgggGTGAAAATGACCAACACTGTGGTTGTCATGGCCTGAATTTCATACAGAGTTATTTCAGTGCACAGAAGTGTAATAAGTGGTGAGAGATTGCAGAAGAAATAGTCAATCTTGTTAGACCCACAAAATGGCGATGTGAATACCCAAGCAGTTTGCATCACTGACACAACGTTACCAGTGAGGAAAGACAGCAGGACCAGGGAAAAACAAACCCTTCTGTTCATCATAATTGTGTATCTCAGGGGGTTGCAAATGGCCATGTAATGGTCATAAGCCATGGCAACAAGAAGATAGCACTCAGCAGCTGctagaaaaatcaggaaatacaGCTGGGCAGCACAGCCTATGTAGGAAATGCTCTTGTCCTGTGAATGAAAATTCACTAACATCTTGGGTACAATGACTGAAGTAGTACAAATATCCAGGAAGGAGAGGACCCTGAGAAAAAAGTACATGGGTGTATAAAAGGATGGGTAAACTGTGACAATGATGATAATGCTGTTCCCGATGATAGTAATAGTGTAAATCAggagaaacatgaagaaaaacaagatctGCAGCTCAGTATGTCTGAAGAGGCCCAGGAGAATGAACATGGTTACTGTGGTGCAGTTGCTTCTACCAACTTTTTCTGTATGGTTCATCTGGAAAGACTTCAAAGGACAGAAGGTAGGAACCAAATTGTGATCACTCCAAGAAACAAAGTCATAAACTTAATAGAATTTTTCACATTGTCTGCTTCAGTACTGTACCTAATACTTTAAGCTCCATAAAGTACAGCAATTTCAGAAGGCTAAACCTATGAGAGATGAATTCTGCCTCTGATGTAGAGGTTAGggacagctgaaaagaaaactacCTATTACCTGTGGATTGAAGGTCTGAGTTTAGTGCATCTAAGTTCAGATACTTAACTCTTGAGatatcagagaaattaaaaaagtgGTAGATAGATGTCTTcaatttttatataaatctgAATTCCTGAagtgtttcactgaaatcaacagatggagaaaaatattaCCCCTAATTAGTTTCAAAAGTAAATCTCAAAAGTTTGTGAGCATCCTCCAAattgcaagaaaagaaaacatgaaattaataACTTTCCAG
The nucleotide sequence above comes from Mycteria americana isolate JAX WOST 10 ecotype Jacksonville Zoo and Gardens chromosome 22, USCA_MyAme_1.0, whole genome shotgun sequence. Encoded proteins:
- the LOC142419731 gene encoding olfactory receptor 10A7-like, translating into MALSPRANQQLQNTFSALVADKDLEALSEEASQPTETETWSSIKRKWLLTETGDSLLWGMEVSICWPIMLSIQGDHEHIRSDCVVLGMRVNGIVVKVLFVSVLPLKKKGLGGVDGSCWFENIYREMGCVKGRRGQIQQPDRANHLDPSLFPTFDSSPKYPIVIEEPSRGGLFLDLVHTKKEELVRDLKVRGSLSSKDHEVVEFSILRGKNKILKFVWTPVLYIIPSEFSSIARKDIEVCKFTFQNRRHSGWMSFQMNHTEKVGRSNCTTVTMFILLGLFRHTELQILFFFMFLLIYTITIIGNSIIIIVTVYPSFYTPMYFFLRVLSFLDICTTSVIVPKMLVNFHSQDKSISYIGCAAQLYFLIFLAAAECYLLVAMAYDHYMAICNPLRYTIMMNRRVCFSLVLLSFLTGNVVSVMQTAWVFTSPFCGSNKIDYFFCNLSPLITLLCTEITLYEIQAMTTTVLVIFTPFSLILLSYIFIISRILTMPSAKGRYKTFCTCSSHFLVVMLYYGSGSLIYLRPKFSYPQDTKKVLALVYTTVTPMLKPIIYSLRNKNVKRILRTMLRKVRKM